In Cystobacter fuscus DSM 2262, the genomic stretch CTGCTCGTGACCACCAAGGGCTTCTCCCAACTGGAGGCCGAGGAGCTCATCGACACCCTGGAGCTCAACGGCTTCCTGCGCTTCCTCGGGAACCCGACCGAGCGATCCATGGCGGACGCGCACTGGGAGATCTCCCCGCACGCGTAGCCATGGGGACCGACGAGGAGCGCCAACACGGCCTGCTGGCGTGCGTCGACGTCCACTACCAGGAGCACGAGACGCGAGGAGCCTTGCTGCTCTTCGCCGACTGGGCCGCCACGGCCTCCACGGAGCAGCGCCTGGTTCACCTGCCGGCGGCAGCCGAGTACCAGCCGGGACATTTCTACGAGCGCGAGTTGCCGGTGTTGCTCGCCCTGCTCTCCCAGGTCGACCAGCCCCTGGTGACGGTGCTCATCGACGGCTACGTCTGGCTGGGCTCCTCGGCCGAGAAGGGGCTGGGCGCGCACCTGTACGAAGCGCTCGACCGCCGCGTGCCCGGCATGGAACCCGCCGTGGCGGCTGAACGCGTCCGCACGATGCATGGGCCCTACCGCGTGCCCACGCTCCTGAAGGACGTGGATCGGCTATCGCGGGGATGAACACGGCGGACTTCTGTTCAGGAAGCACCTGATCAGTCGAAGATCAGCCAGCCGAAGCGCGGCAGCGCGTGGAAGTCCCCCACGAAGAGCGGGGAAAAGGATTGCCCTTGTTCTCCCCGTCGCTCCGGGTGCTCCAGCCGGTACAGGTTGAAGCGCCACCGGTCCCCCTTCTGGGGGGGCAGGTGAGGCACCTCGGCCAGGCGGGCCAGGGGAATCTTCATCTCCACCCGCCAGCCCTCGTCCCGGTCGGACGCCTCGTCGAGCGTGCCCCGGACCTTCACCGCGCTCGTCATGCCCGAGTCCCAGCTCAAGTCCATGCCCTGACGGCGCGCGGGGAAGTAGGCATCGAAGTGCACGTTGTGCGGGGACACCTGCAGCTCGTTGTACGTCCGCCCATCCGCGTTGGCGTCGAGGAACACCTCCACCACCTCCTGGGTGTAGAGCGGCTCGTCC encodes the following:
- a CDS encoding endonuclease V, translated to MGTDEERQHGLLACVDVHYQEHETRGALLLFADWAATASTEQRLVHLPAAAEYQPGHFYERELPVLLALLSQVDQPLVTVLIDGYVWLGSSAEKGLGAHLYEALDRRVPGMEPAVAAERVRTMHGPYRVPTLLKDVDRLSRG